The Cryobacterium roopkundense sequence CGCGCCGAGGCCGGCTTGAGCGAAAGTGACGCAGCGGATGCCACACGAGAATTGTCTGACCCGGCCTGGTTTCCCGTCGTGGCTGCGCTCCTGGTCATGGTCGGCGGAGTCCTGATTCCCTTCGTGGGCGCGATCGCCGGGCTCGTGATGGTCTGGTTCTCCCGCACCTGGACGCGAGCCGAGAAGTGGGTCGCCACCCTCACCCCTGTGGTGGCCGTTGTGCTCGCCGTCCTGCTTGCCGCTGCCGCGGCCCTGTCGTCGCGTCAGGACGTCTCCCCAAGTGGTGACGTGCACAATCCGCTGGTCCCCGCCCTCTTCGACGCGGTCTGGTCGAGCCTGCTCATGGTCCTCGTGGTGCAGGTATTCGTGGGTATTTGGCTGCTCGTGCGAGCCCGGGCCCGGTAGGGAGGCGCAGGCGCCGCGAAGTGAGCGCAGCCTGTCCTGTGTAGCGGTTCCGGGCGCATCCATTTAGCGTGAGCTATGCACTCGTGAATCCGTGGGCGCCCACCCGATGCTTCAAGGAGAACCATGTTCGATACCTTCTTCGGTCTTCCGATGCATCCTCTCGTTGTTCACGCGACAGAAGTCATCGTGCCGACCGCCGCGCTCGTCGTGCTTCTCGTCGCCGTCTGGCCGCGGTTTCGCCGTTGGGCGCGTTTCCTGCCGCTGGGACTTGCCCTCGCTGCGCTCGTTCTCGTGCCCATCTCCACCGAAACCGGGGAGGCGCTGGAGGCGCGGGTCGGCGACTCCGCGCTGATCGAGATCCACTCCGAGCTGGCCGAGGGCCTGCTGCCCTGGGTGATCGGCCTGGTCGTGGTCGCCGGCGTGATGCTGTGGCGCAGCTATGTGGACCGCGCGCCGCGTCGAACTCCGAAGTGGATTGCCATTGCCATCATCGCTGCGGCCGTCATCACGTCCACCGGAACGATGGTGCAGGCCATCCGAATCGGACACAGCGGCGCTACCGCGGTGTGGCAGGAAGACATGGGCACGACGCCGGCCCCGTCGGGCGACTCCGACTAGATTTCCGCCGGGGCCGCCCGTGATCCACTCGCTCCGTGCTTCACTCAGAAGAGGGTGTCGCCGATGTAGCGCCCGGCGGCACAGCCGGGCGGGATCGCGAACACGGCCGACCCGATGGGGGCTATCCACTCGTTCATGAGGTCGAGTGCGTCCAGTCGCCGCTGGATAGGAACGAACTGGGCGTCGACATCCGCCTGGAACGTGACGAACAGCAGGCCGGAGTTCGACACGCTCGAGCCCGTCGGGCCTTCGTCGTAGTTGTAGCCGCGGCGAAGGAAGCGCTCGGCCGGGTTCTCGGACCGGGCGCGCCGCATGTGTGAGAACTCGGGGATGACGGGAAAACCGATCGCCGTCTTCGCCTCGAAGTCGGGGGCATCCGCTTCCTGGGTGCCGGTGAGGGGTGCGCCGTTGGCCAGGGTGCGACCAACGGATGCCTCCCGGCCGGAGCGATCGAGCTTGTCCCACTTGTCGAGGTTCATGCAGATGCGTCGCAGCACGAAACCGGTGCCGCCGTGTAGCCAAGCCGGGTTGGCTGCCGTGCCCCACACCAGGTTTTCGAAGTCGGTCGTGCCAGGCACGAGGTTGACGGTGCCGTCCACCTGACCGAAGAGATTGCGCATGGTCGTGCCCGGCTTCACGGAACCGGGCGCGCGCCGAAAGCCGGACTGTACCCAGCGCACGGACGCGAAAGAGCGGCTGTCCTTGAGCAGCATTCGGGTGGCGTGCGCTACCGTGAGCGCGTCGTCGGCCGCGAACTGTATGAGAAGATCGCCGTCAGCCCAAGCCGGGTCGAGCCTGTCGACGCCGAACGCAGGCAGCGGTCGGAGCCAGCTCGGCACCGCGCCACCGGCGGCGGCCACGAGCCCGGGGCCGAAGCCAAAGGTGACGGTGAGCCGGGCCGGAGCCACGGCAAGTTCCGGCTCGGAGTCGGCCAGGGCAGGCGCGCCCTGGCTGAGCCGCGCGGCATCGCTCGTGAGGATGCGCATCATGCGGCGGAGCGTGGCCGCATCGGTTCCCGCGTTCAGGTCCAGGGAGAGCAGGGTCACCTGGGATTGGGGGACGGTGTCGATTCCGGCCTGGTGACGCCCATAAAACGGCACAACTTCGTTGCCGTTCAGGCCCGCGGGTGCCGCCGCGGGCGGTGTGGCGGATGCCTTCGCTGCCAGGTCGATGCCGATGGCGCCCACCGCGCCGATCCCGGCCGCTGCCCCGCCGAGCAGGAGGTGCCTCCGACTCAGACGACGACCAGCAGCAGCGTGCTTATCCACTTCCATTACTTGTCTGCATTCATGTTCGTGTCGCCCTCGTACGTCTCGTTCGCTCCTGAGTAGTCCTTTGCGGGGGCGGTGAAGTCGAACGTGGAACCGTCGGACAGCGTTGCGGTGAATGAAGAGTCCTCGCCGGCCACGAGGGGAGCGGTGAGGCCCATCAGCATGATGTGGTTGGCGCCGGGAGCGAGCTCGTAGCTGCCGCCGGCGGGAACGACGAAGCCGCCTTCTTTCTTCTGCATGACCATGGCCCCGGAATCGTTCTCCACTGTCTCGTGGAGCTCGATCATGGGCGCGGCCTCGGAGCTCACGGCGGTGATGGTGATGTCTGTGTCGCTCGAATTTTCGAGAACGCCGAAGGCCGCGCTCATGCCCGATTCGGCGGACTTGACCCAGGGGTCGGTGATGCTCAGGCCGTCGGCGGCGGGCGTGGAGGGTGCCGCGGGGGCTGTCGCGGTGCCCGCGCAGCCGGAGAGGGTGAGGAGCGCTGCGACGGCGATCACGAGGATGCGGGGTGTTGTGGTCAGTGTCATGTGAGGGGTTCCGTTCCGTGAGTGGTTCCGGTATTCGAGCTCGCGGAGGCGCGAGTCGACGTCTGGGCGTGTTGGCGCCGGAGGAGAAACAGGATGAGGGAGAAGATGGCGACCCCGATGACAGCCCCGCCTGCGCCGATCAGCGCCACGGGTACGTGCCAGGGGGTCGATGAGGTCAGGGGCTGGGCTTCGGTCGGGGGCGCGTCTTCGTTCTGCGGCGCGGCCGAAGCGGATGCCGCGGCGCCACTTTCCGCTGTGAACACGGCATCCGCTGCCCCCACTCCGAAGTCAAACGTGCCCGAGACGGGGTGGCCGTCGGCGGAGACCACGCGCCACCGCACCTGGTAGTTTCCGTCGGGCAGATCGGTGGCGACGGCCTGGCTGACCTTGGCCCCCTCGAGGGTGGGCGCGCCCTGCGCCCAATCGTCTCCGCCCTCGTCCACCACGAGCAGGATCGCCCCGAGTTGCAGGATGTCGTCGGTGAAGACCATCTCGATCTGGGCCGGTGCCGAGCCGAGGTGTTCGGTCTCTCCCGGCGTCGTCGAGAGTACGGAGTCGTGGGCGCTCGCCGCGGGCACACCGACTCCCAGCACGAGCGAGGCAATGAGGGTGGCGAGGGCCGCGCCCGCTCTGTGGGCGTGGCGGAGGCGTGTGTGATGCATAACGGAGAGTCCATTCACAGTGGTGGCGGATGGCCGCGACCACGAGAGATCGGGTGTGCCTGTCACTGACGCGGGGGTCGGTGACGGGCGGCGAAGGGTCGGGTGCGCCGAAGAGTCAGGTGCGCCGAATCGGCGCGCGAGACGCGAGGGCGCTCAGCTCGCGGGACGGCTTGTGCCTGGCGCGCCGTCACCGGCGCGCGGGCACCTGCTCACACAGTGTTGTGCTCACACGCGGGGAGCGGCGCTGAGGCTAGAGGGCGGAGAGCGCCACGGGCGGGCCGCGGTATCGCATCGGCGATAGCAAAACGGCAGGCTCCGTGGGCACAAGGGCACGGGCGAGCGCGGCGAGAACATGAGCTCGCTGGCGTGGCAGCGAGACGATGATTCCGAGGGTGCGCACGAGGGCGACCAGGGCGAGGCGGGCGACGTCCAGCAGAGACCAGAAGGACTGCTCGCCGCGTCGCAGCGCGACGATGGTGACGACGGCCGCGAAGGCGTGCGCGACCCACATCCAGCCCATGTCCAGCATGCCGTGTGCCGAGACGGCGGCGGCCGCGTCGGTGGCACCCACCACAACCGCGCCGTGATGTCCTGTGGTGGTCATGCTGGCAGAACTGGTACCGCCAAGCCCGAAGAGCACGTGGAAAAGCACCTGGCTGAATCCAACGGACAGGGTGAGTTTGGTGAGTGAGAGTTTCGTGCCGGCCAGGGCAACACACGCCATGCCGGCAAATGCCAGGGCCAGGGTGATGCTGATCAGTTGGGGTGATTCCCCGCCAGCGGCGACATGGGACAGTGCGGCCACGAGCACGGCAACGGATGCGGTGAGCCAGCCGCGCACAAATCTCGCCCACCTGGTTGCCATGTCATCCCTCATTTCTGCGATAAGGCTAGCGGACCCGGGCAACGGTAAACTGCCAGTCATGCAACACGATGAGCGATGTGCACGGGGTGCCCAGTGGTAACCGACGAGACACTGCGACTTCCCACGATCCAGTTTCGTGCCGTGCTGGATCTTGGCGAGTGCCTCGCCGCTGCAATCCCTCTTCCGGAGGCGCTCGGACACCCTGACCTGTTCGCCGACTGGGGTGACGACGGCGAGGCGCTCAACCTGTCCGTCGACTTCGAAGACGGCCAATTGCACATCGTGCTCGACGACACTGGGCCCACATTTCACTTTCACGGAAACGAGGACCCGTACGAGAGCCCGTGGCCCCAGACGGAAACGGAAACGCTCCTGCAGTGGGCGCTCACGCTCGCGCAGGAGATCTACACGCTCGAAGACCTGCTCGACTCCATTGCGGATGCCGCCGATTGGTTCGAGCAGGGGTTCACCCTTTATGTGCCGGAAACTGATCCCACCCAGCTTGAACTCATCGAGCTCGGCATCACCGGCGAGTTATTGACCTTGCCCTGGCTGGGCTCGGGAACCGTCGACCACGAGCACATCGACGGCGATCATCACCCGATCGCACTGGTCTGGACGCCCGTACCGGGGCGCGATGGCCAGCAGATTGCGCGCGCCTGGCTGGACCCCGCCACGGGGGAGCCGCGCACCGAGGCCCTGCCCGGAGTGGACTGGAACGCTGTCGCGATGGCCGAGGACGAAGTGCTCTCCTGGTTGCTGGGTATCTACGCCAACCACCACGTGGCACCAACGCCCGAAGCGCAGATCATGCGCGCGGCTCTCGAGCGCATGGGGGGCATCAGCTCCAGTTCCGTCTGAGCTCGCCCGGATTTTCGAGACAGGCCCCCAACGGAGCACCGCGGGGGTATCCTCCCAGGTATGAAACGCATGAAGTTCGCCGGGGGGTCGATCATCACGGGTGGCGTGGTGGCAGATTCCCTCTTGGAGTATGCGACGAAACTGTCCGGAACACTGACCAGCGTGTCAGTGAACGTACCCGTGCTGGAGACCGACGGGTCAACGACGATCCACACGCTGCTCATTGGACCGGCCAGTCAATTCGACGTTGAAGAAGTGGCCATCTTCTCCGACGAAGAGGAGCTCGCCATGTTTCCGGTGCCTGCTCTGCCGATGATCGGCGTTGTCGCGTCGGTCGAGTCGCTGGCCGACGCCGAGGAAGACGCGGCACAGTTCAACCAGGCCGTGGCCGATATCGACAGCAGCCTGTCTTAGGCGACCCCAATCGACCCGACGTGAGAAGAGGAAGCGAATGGGCAAGTTCATGTACGGTACGCCGGCAACGTCCGTGGAATTCGACGACCGCACTCTGGCCCACCTGAAGGTCGTCATCATCGCCAAGCTCCGCCGGGGCGAGAGCTTCACCTTCACCTGGGCCAACACGCCGGAGTCGGGCGGCGGCCACAATTCGATCTGGCTGAACCCCTCCGTTCCGTTGCAGTTCGAGTTCTACGGCAGCAAGGATCCCCTCCTCAATCGAACGTGGCTGGAGGAGCTCGTGCGCCTGACCAACACTCCCGCCGGGCTGCATGTCGTACCCGAGCCGCCCGAGGTAGCGAACGTGGCGACTCCGGCCGTGAAGTCCGCCCTCAAACCGACGGCCACGCAGGGAACAAAGCTGCACGGAGCCCGCTAGCTGGCTAACGCCCGAACAGCCTCGACCAGAACGATCCCGTGGGCGCGACCTTCTCGTGGCCGCCGCACTGCTTCGCCCGGGGGACACCCCTCATGACCTGGTCGACGTGCTGGCCGCAGCCGGCCCAGGTTGTCTTTCCGCAGGTCTTACAGGTAACGGCTCGGCACATGGTGATTCCCTTTCAGTGGACGATAGTGGATCACACTATACCCCACGGGGTATCTGAATCTCTCGGGGTCTACGATAAACAGGTGAACGATACATTGCCTCCCTGCCCCGAATGCTCCAGCGACCTCACCTATGAGATGGGTGCCCTTCTCGTGTGCCCGCTCTGCGCGCACGAATGGTCGGTCGAGGCTGACGCGTCGGGCGATGAGGCCGCCGAGACGGTATTCAAGGACGCCTTCGGCACTGTTCTGACGGATGGCGACACCGTCTCCGTGATCAAGGACCTGAAATTCAAGGGCAGTTCCACCGCGATCAAGGTGGGCACCAAGGTGCGCAACATCCGGCTGTTCGGCCCGGTCGACGGCCACGACATCGAGTGCAAGGTCGACGGATTCGGTCCCATGCAGCTCAAATCGAGCGTGGTGAAGAAGGTCTAACCTTCGCCCACGGGTTGAGAGATAGGGCGGGATTCGCCTCGGCGATTCTGGAATTATCCAACTGGGTGACACTATCGAGAATCGGGACTATCCCGATATCGGCACAACGGTTTGTTCCCTGCCACGAAATCCAGCCCAAGGACACACGCAATGCCACAAAGCCTCATTCGTTCGAGCCATCTCCCTCGCTCTGTTGCAGGCCTGTCGCTCGGACTGCTGCAGGATCTGCAGCAGCTGGCTCGCACGCCCTCGTTGCTCGTCGCGTGCAACTACGGCGGAACCCTGTCGTACCATGGCGATTCGGCCGTGCCGTCTCAACCGCTGGCTGAATCCGCCACGGCTCTCCGAGCTCTGGCTGCGCTGCCCAACACCCACACGGCCGTGCTGTCGGGACGCCCGCTGCGCGACCTCGCCGCCGATTCTCGCCTCCCGCGCGAGGTACACCTGGTGGGCTCCCACGGAGCGGAATTCGATTCCGAGTTCTTCGCCGCCGCCGCAACATCAGGGGAGGCCGAAGACTCCGGCATCGCCCTCGACCGGCTGCGCACCCGTCTCGGCGTAAGCGCAGCGTTCTTCGCAGGCGACGCCGCGAGTGATGAGCACGCCATGAACACCCTGCACGGCCCCGACATGGGCGTGCGCGTGGGGCCCGGACAGTCCGTGGCCGCCCACCACATCAGTGGCCCGGAGATTTTGGCGCAGATGCTCGCCCTTCTCTTTGAACTTCGCAAGGACTGGCTCTTCGGCCAGGAGGTGGTCGCCATCGAGCGGCACTCCATGATCGGCGACGGCACGACCACCGCGCTCGTGACGCCGGATGCCCGCATCTGCTGGATGACGCATCCGCTTCCCGACTCCGGATCGCTGTTCGCGAGCATTCTCGGCAGCGACGAGGCCGGCCACTTCTCGATCGAGCCCGTGAAAAAGTCGCGCGTGCTCGGACAGCGCTACCTCGACAACACCATGATCGTGGAGACGCGCTGGGCGGATGTCACGGTGAAGGACTACATCGAACCGTCACCTCTCGGCATCACCAACCTGGTGCGCGTGCTCACGGGCACCGGATCGGCCCGGATCGTGTTCGCCCCGCGGCCCGACTACGCGGCGGCCTACTTCAACATGCACGCCGATGCTGTGGGTGTGCAGATCACCGGAACGTCAGACCCGATCACACTCTCGTCTCCGGGCGTCGACTTCGCGATCACTTCCGATGGGCGCAACGCCACGGCCTCTGCCGTCGTCGATCTCTCGAAGGGCCCCGTCGTGCTCAACCTGCGCTGCGGCGACACCGAGTCGCTCGCGCCGGAGCCGGCAGGGGAGCCCGAGCGCCGCGCGGCAGTGGCGGCATCGTCGCGCGCCTGGGTGAACACCCTCACGCTTCCCAACGTGAAGCCCGCCCTCGTCGGGCGCTCGGCGCTGGTTCTGCGCGCGCTCACCTACGAACCCACCGGAGCGGTGCTGGCCGCCTCCACCACCTCCCTGCCGGAGGGAATCGGCGGAACCCGCAACTGGGACTACCGCTACTGCTGGCTGCGCGACGGCTCGATGACAGTGAAGGCGCTCGTCGACCTGGGGTCGACGGTTGAGGCAGAGGGGTTTCTGCAGTGGCTCGACGGAATTCTGCAGCGCAGCCCGGGCGCCGAGTGGCTGCATCCGCTGTACTCGGTCTCCGGCTACTCGCTGTCCACCGAGGCGAGTCTTGAGTCGCTGCCCGGTTATGCCGGCTCTCGCCCTGTGCGCATCGGCAACGCCGCTGACAACCAGGTGCAGCTCGACGTGTTCGGCCCGATCGCGGAACTGATCGACACGCTCAGCGCGCGTCGCGGGGAACTCACCGACTTCCAGTGGGGTCTCCTCGGGCAGATGGTCGACGCGGTCGAGAGTCGCTGGCAGGAGCCCGACCACGGCATCTGGGAGGCTCGCCGCTCGCCGCGGCACCACACCTACACGAAGACCATGTGCTGGGTCACCATCGACCGCGCCCTGCGCGTGGCCGCGCGGCACGACCGTGTGGCCGAGCCGCACTGGGAGCTGCTCGCCGAGACCATTCGTGAGGACGTACTGCGCGAAGGCTGGGACGACGACGTGAAGTCGTATACGGTGGCCTACGACAGTCCAGACCTCGACGCCGCAGTGCTGCACATCGGGCTGTCCGGCTTACTCGACGTGAACGACCCCCGGTTTTACCAGACCGTGAGCGCGGTCGAACGCGAACTGCGCGTGGGCCCGACTGTCTTCAGGTACCGCTACGACGATGGGCTTCCGGGCCTCGAGGGCGGGTTCCACATCTGCACCACGTGGCTGATCGAGGCGTACATGCTCACCGGACGCTTCGACGAGGCCGAGGCGTTGTTCGACCAGCTCGTCACCCTCACCGGCCCCACCGGCCTGCTGTCCGAGGAGTTCGACCCCGCCACGGAGATCCACCTCGGAAACCACCCGCAGGCGTACTCGCACCTCGGGTTCATCCGCTGCGCCCAGCTGCTCGACGAGCACCGCAAGCGCGATGCGGTGCCCTACGTGCTGGCCACCGCCGGCTGACCCGCCGGGCGGGGTCGTGGTAGCGTGCGGGGCATGAAGCAGGCAGAGTTGTTCTTTCAAGCGGATGCCGCGTTGCGCTCCGTCATCGACCGGATCACTACCGAGCAGCTCGGGCTCGCAGCTCCGCCCGAGTGGTCCCTCCGGGAGAACCCGACCCTGCGCAACGTCCTCGCGTCGCACGCACGCGATGAGGCCTGGGTGCCGGATGTGCTCTCCGGCCGCACCATAGAAGACGCCGGCGCGACCTACGACGGCGACCTGCTCGGCGACGACCCTGTGGGTAGTTACGACAGGCTGAACGACCGCGCGACGGCCGCCGTTACCGCTGACCTCGACCCTGACAAGGTCGTGCACCTGAGCTACGGCGACTTTCCGCTCGCGGAATACCTGCAGCACGCGAGCGTGTATCGGGCCTTCCAGGCCTGGTCGATCGCCCACCTCATCGGGCTACCGTTCTCCATGAGCGACGAACTCGTCGACACCCTCTGGGAGCAGATCCTGCCAGAGGTCGACGGTTGGCGCACGATGGGCGTGTTCCCCCCGGAGGTCGCGGTGCCGGCGGACGCCGACCGCGAGACGCAGCTGCTCGGCAAAACCGGGTACTGGCAGGCCTGACTCCTAGTCGGTGGACGCTGACCTGGCACGGATGGTGTTGATGATGCCGGAGAAGTCCTGGCCGGCACCCCCCTCTTCGTCGGCGAAGCGACGGTAGATCGCGGCGGCGAGGGTGCCGAGTTCGGCGTTCACCCCGGTGCTTTCGAGGGCGTTGACGGCGAGTCCGAGGTCCTTGGCCATCAGGGCGCCGGCGAAACCGGGCTGGTAGTCGCGGTTCGCCGGGCTCGTGGGCACGGGTCCGGGCACCGGGCAGTTGGTCGTGAGAGCCCAGCACTGGCCGGACGCCGTCGACGCCACGTCGAACAGGGCCTGGTTGGTCAGCCCGAGCTTCTCGCCGAGCACGAACGCCTCGCTCACGGCGATCATCGAGATGCCGAGAATCATGTTGTTGCAGACCTTGGCGGCCTGGCCACCGCCCGAGCCGCCGCAGTGCACGATCTTGCCGCCCATCACCTCGAGCACGGGCTTCGCCGCCTCGAAGTCCTCGATTTCGGCGCCGACCATGAAGGTGAGCGTGCCGGCCGTTGCGCCGCCGACTCCGCCAGACACCGGGGCGTCGAGCCCGCGGTGGCCTGCCGCCACGAGCAGGTCACGGGCCGCGCGGGCATCCTCCACATCGATTGTGGAACACTCCAGAAACAGCGTGTTCGGGGCAGCGGATGCGATGAGCCCGGGTGTGGCCTCGTCACCCTGATAGGCGCCGAGCACGTGTCGGCCGCTCGGAAGCATCGTGATGATCACGTCGGCGTCGGCCACGGCGGCGGCCGCGGACTCGGCCACGG is a genomic window containing:
- a CDS encoding copper resistance CopC family protein; the protein is MHHTRLRHAHRAGAALATLIASLVLGVGVPAASAHDSVLSTTPGETEHLGSAPAQIEMVFTDDILQLGAILLVVDEGGDDWAQGAPTLEGAKVSQAVATDLPDGNYQVRWRVVSADGHPVSGTFDFGVGAADAVFTAESGAAASASAAPQNEDAPPTEAQPLTSSTPWHVPVALIGAGGAVIGVAIFSLILFLLRRQHAQTSTRASASSNTGTTHGTEPLT
- a CDS encoding DUF2231 domain-containing protein — protein: MFDTFFGLPMHPLVVHATEVIVPTAALVVLLVAVWPRFRRWARFLPLGLALAALVLVPISTETGEALEARVGDSALIEIHSELAEGLLPWVIGLVVVAGVMLWRSYVDRAPRRTPKWIAIAIIAAAVITSTGTMVQAIRIGHSGATAVWQEDMGTTPAPSGDSD
- a CDS encoding zinc ribbon domain-containing protein YjdM, whose translation is MNDTLPPCPECSSDLTYEMGALLVCPLCAHEWSVEADASGDEAAETVFKDAFGTVLTDGDTVSVIKDLKFKGSSTAIKVGTKVRNIRLFGPVDGHDIECKVDGFGPMQLKSSVVKKV
- a CDS encoding copper chaperone PCu(A)C; this translates as MTLTTTPRILVIAVAALLTLSGCAGTATAPAAPSTPAADGLSITDPWVKSAESGMSAAFGVLENSSDTDITITAVSSEAAPMIELHETVENDSGAMVMQKKEGGFVVPAGGSYELAPGANHIMLMGLTAPLVAGEDSSFTATLSDGSTFDFTAPAKDYSGANETYEGDTNMNADK
- the mmsB gene encoding 3-hydroxyisobutyrate dehydrogenase; translated protein: MSTRIAFIGLGHMGGPMAANLVKAGHTVSGFDLVPAALNEARANGITVAESAAAAVADADVIITMLPSGRHVLGAYQGDEATPGLIASAAPNTLFLECSTIDVEDARAARDLLVAAGHRGLDAPVSGGVGGATAGTLTFMVGAEIEDFEAAKPVLEVMGGKIVHCGGSGGGQAAKVCNNMILGISMIAVSEAFVLGEKLGLTNQALFDVASTASGQCWALTTNCPVPGPVPTSPANRDYQPGFAGALMAKDLGLAVNALESTGVNAELGTLAAAIYRRFADEEGGAGQDFSGIINTIRARSASTD
- a CDS encoding ATP-dependent DNA ligase, whose amino-acid sequence is MGKFMYGTPATSVEFDDRTLAHLKVVIIAKLRRGESFTFTWANTPESGGGHNSIWLNPSVPLQFEFYGSKDPLLNRTWLEELVRLTNTPAGLHVVPEPPEVANVATPAVKSALKPTATQGTKLHGAR
- a CDS encoding Dyp-type peroxidase is translated as MEVDKHAAAGRRLSRRHLLLGGAAAGIGAVGAIGIDLAAKASATPPAAAPAGLNGNEVVPFYGRHQAGIDTVPQSQVTLLSLDLNAGTDAATLRRMMRILTSDAARLSQGAPALADSEPELAVAPARLTVTFGFGPGLVAAAGGAVPSWLRPLPAFGVDRLDPAWADGDLLIQFAADDALTVAHATRMLLKDSRSFASVRWVQSGFRRAPGSVKPGTTMRNLFGQVDGTVNLVPGTTDFENLVWGTAANPAWLHGGTGFVLRRICMNLDKWDKLDRSGREASVGRTLANGAPLTGTQEADAPDFEAKTAIGFPVIPEFSHMRRARSENPAERFLRRGYNYDEGPTGSSVSNSGLLFVTFQADVDAQFVPIQRRLDALDLMNEWIAPIGSAVFAIPPGCAAGRYIGDTLF
- a CDS encoding trehalase-like domain-containing protein, translating into MPQSLIRSSHLPRSVAGLSLGLLQDLQQLARTPSLLVACNYGGTLSYHGDSAVPSQPLAESATALRALAALPNTHTAVLSGRPLRDLAADSRLPREVHLVGSHGAEFDSEFFAAAATSGEAEDSGIALDRLRTRLGVSAAFFAGDAASDEHAMNTLHGPDMGVRVGPGQSVAAHHISGPEILAQMLALLFELRKDWLFGQEVVAIERHSMIGDGTTTALVTPDARICWMTHPLPDSGSLFASILGSDEAGHFSIEPVKKSRVLGQRYLDNTMIVETRWADVTVKDYIEPSPLGITNLVRVLTGTGSARIVFAPRPDYAAAYFNMHADAVGVQITGTSDPITLSSPGVDFAITSDGRNATASAVVDLSKGPVVLNLRCGDTESLAPEPAGEPERRAAVAASSRAWVNTLTLPNVKPALVGRSALVLRALTYEPTGAVLAASTTSLPEGIGGTRNWDYRYCWLRDGSMTVKALVDLGSTVEAEGFLQWLDGILQRSPGAEWLHPLYSVSGYSLSTEASLESLPGYAGSRPVRIGNAADNQVQLDVFGPIAELIDTLSARRGELTDFQWGLLGQMVDAVESRWQEPDHGIWEARRSPRHHTYTKTMCWVTIDRALRVAARHDRVAEPHWELLAETIREDVLREGWDDDVKSYTVAYDSPDLDAAVLHIGLSGLLDVNDPRFYQTVSAVERELRVGPTVFRYRYDDGLPGLEGGFHICTTWLIEAYMLTGRFDEAEALFDQLVTLTGPTGLLSEEFDPATEIHLGNHPQAYSHLGFIRCAQLLDEHRKRDAVPYVLATAG